In the Hippoglossus stenolepis isolate QCI-W04-F060 chromosome 14, HSTE1.2, whole genome shotgun sequence genome, one interval contains:
- the nit2 gene encoding omega-amidase NIT2 isoform X2: MSGLTRAMSKFRLAVVQLQVSGVKADNLSRARRLVKEAAGRGSQVVLLPECFNSPYGTSFFSSYAERIPGESTQVLSEAAKENKVYLVGGSIPEEDGGKLYNSCTVFGPDGELILKHRKIHLFDIDVPGKIRFQESETLTPGNSLSMFETPFCKVGVGICYDIRFAELAQLYSRKGCQLLVYPGAFNMTTGPAHWELLQRGRAVDNQVYVATASPARDETASYVAWGHSTVVNPWGEVISKAGAEEGVIYADIDLQYLADIRQQIPITAQRRSDLYTVSSVQEGSS; encoded by the exons ATGTCAGGTTTAACCAGAGCAATGTCCA agtTCCGTCTGGCGGTGGTGCAGCTGCAGGTGAGCGGTGTGAAGGCGGACAACCTGAGCAGAGCCCGGAGGCTGGTGAAGGAGGCGGCGGGTCGGGGCAGTCAGGTGGTGCTGCTGCCG GAATGCTTCAATTCTCCGTATGGAACCAGCTTCTTCTCTTCGTACGCTGAGAGGATCCCAGGAGAGTCCACCCAGGTGCTGTCAGAGGCAGCCAAGGAGAACAAGGTGTATCTGGTGGGAG GTTCAATCCctgaggaggatggagggaagtTGTATAACAGCTGTACAGTGTTCGGGCCTGATGGAGAGCTGATTCTCAAACAcagaaag ATTCACCTCTTCGACATCGACGTTCCGGGAAAGATTCGCTTCCAGGAGTCAGAGACGCTGACTCCAGGCAACAGTTTGTCGATGTTTGAAACGC CGTTCTGTAAAGTTGGCGTGGGGATTTGCTACGACATCAGGTTTGCAGAGCTGGCGCAGCTCTACAGCAGGAAAG GCTGTCAGCTGCTTGTCTACCCCGGAGCCTTCAACATGACGACTGGTCCAGCGCACTGGGAGCTCCTGCAGAGGGGGAG GGCCGTTGATAACCAAGTGTACGTGGCCACAGCGTCACCTGCCAGAGATGAGACCGCTTCGTACGTGGCCTGGGGTCACAGCACTGTTGTAAACCCATG GGGAGAAGTTATATCTAAGGCCGGAGCCGAGGAGGGTGTGATTTATGCTGATATCG ACCTGCAGTATTTGGCCGACATCCGGCAGCAGATCCCGATCACGGCTCAGCGTCGCAGTGACCTCTACACAGTGTCGTCTGTGCAGGAGGGATCGAGCTGA
- the nit2 gene encoding omega-amidase NIT2 isoform X1 → MFFRSELWNQADLLCSHVRFNQSNVHCDSLPVVLCLSEFRLAVVQLQVSGVKADNLSRARRLVKEAAGRGSQVVLLPECFNSPYGTSFFSSYAERIPGESTQVLSEAAKENKVYLVGGSIPEEDGGKLYNSCTVFGPDGELILKHRKIHLFDIDVPGKIRFQESETLTPGNSLSMFETPFCKVGVGICYDIRFAELAQLYSRKGCQLLVYPGAFNMTTGPAHWELLQRGRAVDNQVYVATASPARDETASYVAWGHSTVVNPWGEVISKAGAEEGVIYADIDLQYLADIRQQIPITAQRRSDLYTVSSVQEGSS, encoded by the exons ATGTTTTTCAGGAGTGAACTGTGGAATCAAGCAGATCTACTGTGCTCACATGTCAGGTTTAACCAGAGCAATGTCCA CTGTGACTCTCTCCCGgttgttctgtgtttgtcagagtTCCGTCTGGCGGTGGTGCAGCTGCAGGTGAGCGGTGTGAAGGCGGACAACCTGAGCAGAGCCCGGAGGCTGGTGAAGGAGGCGGCGGGTCGGGGCAGTCAGGTGGTGCTGCTGCCG GAATGCTTCAATTCTCCGTATGGAACCAGCTTCTTCTCTTCGTACGCTGAGAGGATCCCAGGAGAGTCCACCCAGGTGCTGTCAGAGGCAGCCAAGGAGAACAAGGTGTATCTGGTGGGAG GTTCAATCCctgaggaggatggagggaagtTGTATAACAGCTGTACAGTGTTCGGGCCTGATGGAGAGCTGATTCTCAAACAcagaaag ATTCACCTCTTCGACATCGACGTTCCGGGAAAGATTCGCTTCCAGGAGTCAGAGACGCTGACTCCAGGCAACAGTTTGTCGATGTTTGAAACGC CGTTCTGTAAAGTTGGCGTGGGGATTTGCTACGACATCAGGTTTGCAGAGCTGGCGCAGCTCTACAGCAGGAAAG GCTGTCAGCTGCTTGTCTACCCCGGAGCCTTCAACATGACGACTGGTCCAGCGCACTGGGAGCTCCTGCAGAGGGGGAG GGCCGTTGATAACCAAGTGTACGTGGCCACAGCGTCACCTGCCAGAGATGAGACCGCTTCGTACGTGGCCTGGGGTCACAGCACTGTTGTAAACCCATG GGGAGAAGTTATATCTAAGGCCGGAGCCGAGGAGGGTGTGATTTATGCTGATATCG ACCTGCAGTATTTGGCCGACATCCGGCAGCAGATCCCGATCACGGCTCAGCGTCGCAGTGACCTCTACACAGTGTCGTCTGTGCAGGAGGGATCGAGCTGA